The Geoanaerobacter pelophilus genome includes a region encoding these proteins:
- the waaF gene encoding lipopolysaccharide heptosyltransferase II, whose product MNHKDNKLIFDRSGIRKILIRATNWLGDAVMTLPAIGTVRAAFPEARITVLANQMVAGLFFTHPWVDEVLIYDRKGAHKGVGGRLRLAKELRQHDFDLAVLLPDSFDGALIAWLARVPRRLGNRSDGRGILLTHAFPLALQPKGVHQSENYLAMLAHFGIIAGKQRQLLFTTDAEDLAMAGRLAEGGIAAGDFLLGVNPGATYGSAKRWYPERFAAVARELASAWGAKIVITGGPGETVIAADIERELAGSCINMAGKTSVRELMALVKRCNFFVTNDSGPMHLAAAFEVPLVAIFGSTDHTTTYPLAPNAVIIRQTVDCSPCMKRECPTDHRCMTAVTPEAVVEAAKKLLSRVTG is encoded by the coding sequence GTGAATCATAAAGACAACAAACTTATTTTTGACCGATCAGGTATCCGGAAAATCCTGATACGGGCTACCAACTGGCTCGGTGATGCGGTGATGACCCTGCCGGCTATCGGTACGGTCCGCGCTGCCTTTCCAGAGGCCAGGATCACTGTTCTTGCCAATCAGATGGTTGCCGGACTGTTCTTCACTCACCCTTGGGTGGATGAGGTGCTGATTTATGATAGAAAAGGTGCACACAAGGGAGTGGGAGGACGACTCAGGCTGGCAAAGGAGTTGCGGCAGCATGATTTCGACTTGGCCGTACTCCTCCCTGACTCATTCGATGGAGCTTTAATAGCCTGGTTGGCACGGGTCCCACGTCGCCTCGGCAACAGGAGCGATGGCAGGGGGATTCTCCTGACCCACGCCTTCCCGCTTGCGCTGCAACCCAAAGGAGTGCATCAGTCGGAAAACTATCTGGCAATGCTTGCCCATTTCGGGATTATTGCCGGGAAACAGCGCCAGCTGCTGTTCACTACCGATGCTGAGGATCTGGCTATGGCAGGACGGTTGGCCGAGGGGGGGATTGCAGCCGGAGACTTCCTTCTGGGTGTAAACCCTGGCGCAACCTATGGCTCAGCCAAGCGCTGGTATCCTGAGCGGTTTGCTGCAGTGGCCCGAGAGCTTGCATCAGCGTGGGGGGCAAAAATCGTCATAACCGGCGGGCCGGGTGAGACGGTCATTGCAGCGGATATCGAACGGGAGCTTGCCGGCAGCTGCATCAATATGGCCGGGAAGACCTCAGTCAGGGAGCTTATGGCATTGGTCAAGCGCTGCAACTTCTTTGTGACCAACGATTCCGGGCCGATGCACCTTGCCGCCGCTTTTGAGGTGCCTTTGGTGGCGATCTTCGGCTCCACGGATCACACGACCACCTACCCTCTGGCGCCGAACGCGGTGATTATCCGGCAAACCGTTGATTGTAGCCCATGCATGAAGCGGGAGTGCCCGACCGATCATCGATGTATGACAGCGGTAACGCCGGAGGCGGTGGTTGAGGCGGCAAAAAAGTTATTGTCACGTGTTACTGGTTGA